In the Oncorhynchus keta strain PuntledgeMale-10-30-2019 chromosome 29, Oket_V2, whole genome shotgun sequence genome, one interval contains:
- the LOC118361864 gene encoding zinc finger and SCAN domain-containing protein 31-like isoform X6, whose translation MANGMIFHTQIASIMEMLANAAVADICKLVDDDYAVFRLEITQSQKENRALRRKLQLLEMKVARERAERTMRERVLASRPSSVKILDRYRGMSRGEGHLTGGHRSFVKPVGHNTWRDDQPIIVDEGSGTSTQPVIVIESADAEAAGPGVKQEKTEREEDPQQSRDIQTVPTGMPPVATEDTAPAQSSYQRIVTEVCGTPNAVLKSETDTETLTVTHRLLHTGPDHGSDPERLGLGPLGCPPVSGSEYLPIFHQVQRTVHSRGDGEVLYTGIDDLSCSYATEMDPGNVSLDLETQNDLSRGDWNRYSSSAYSEGCLDKKGEVIVVDEVTVKVEGDAPPTWNANSHLGDRHSQGRDFLDYRESLETNPNVVHPFRDRDPVSTSMGPSDSHGCALLDQALNSKDRARAQALGGEATSGKKQGVKPFSCTQCSMRFAQAGNLKRHQRVHTGEKPFSCTQCHMCFAQAGDLKRHQRVHTGERPYSCPQCEKRFSHQHHLKMHLKIHTEARLFACTPCGKRFSDRSYLRIHQQKNHSTL comes from the exons ATGGCTAACGGTATgatttttcacactcaaatagcctccattATGGAGAtgctagcgaatgcagccgtggcagatatatgtaaactcgtagacgacgactatgcagtgtttcgtttggaaataacCCAAAGCCAAAAAGAAAACAGGGCTTTGCGGAGGAAACTACAGCTACTGGAAATGAAGGTGGCACGGGAGCGCGCAGAGAGGACAATGCGAGAGCGCGTCCTCGCCAGTCGTCCCAGTAGTGTCAAGATCCTCGACCGATACAGAGGAATGTCAAGAG GTGAAGGACATCTCACTGGAGGCCACAGGAGTTTTGTGAAGCCAGTGGGAcacaatacatggagagatgaccaaccaatcattgttgatgaggggagtggaacctcaacccagcCGGTTATCGTGATAGAG TCTGCAGATGCAGAGGCTGCTGGTCCTGGGGTCAAGCAGGAGAAgactgaaagagaggaggacccaCAGCAAAGCAGAGACATCCAGACTGTACCGACTGGAATGCCCCCTGTAGCCACGGAGGACACTGCCCCAGCGCAGTCCAGTTACCAACGCATTGTCACTGAGGTCTGTGGAACACCAAACGCTGTCCTAAAGTCAGAGACGGACACTGAGACTTTAACTGTAACACACAGGCTCTTACACACAGGACCTGACCATGGATCAGACCCAGAGAGACTTGGGCTGGGGCCATTGGGCTGTCCTCCTGTTTCTGGTTCAGAATACTTACCGATATTTCACCAGGTCCAGAGGACGGTTCATTCTCGTGGAGATGGTGAGGTGTTATACACAGGCATTGATGACCTGTCTTGTAGTTACGCTACAGAGATGGACCCTGGCAACGTATCCTTGGATTTAGAGACACAGAATGATCTGTCTAGAGGGGACTGGAACCGGTACAGTAGTAGTGCATACTCTGAAGGCTGCCTAGATAAGAAAGGAGAGGTTATAGTCGTAGACGAAGTGACTGTGAAAGTGGAGGGCGACGCTCCTCCCACATGGAATGCAAATAGTCACCTAGGAGACAGACACTCACAAGGCAGAGATTTCTTAGATTACAGGGAAAGCTTAGAGACAAATCCAAATGTCGTCCACCCGTTCCGGGATCGCGACCCAGTGTCCACGTCAATGGGGCCTTCCGATTCACACGGCTGTGCCCTTTTGGATCAGGCATTGAACTCAAAAGACAGGGCTAGAGCACAGGCTCTGGGAGGGGAAGCAACATCTGGCAAAAAACAGGGGGTGAAACCCTTTAGCTGTACCCAGTGTTCTATGCGCTTCGCCCAGGCTGgcaacctgaagaggcaccagagggtccacacaggggagaaaccattcagctgtacccagtgtcacatgTGTTTCGCCCAGGCTGgtgacctgaagaggcaccagagggtccacacaggagagagaccttacagctgcccccagtgtgagaagaggttctcccacCAGCACCATCTGAAGATGCACTTGAAGATCCACACTGAAGCGAGGCTGTTCGCCTGTACGCCCTGCGGGAAGAGATTTTCAGATAGGAGctacctcaggatacaccagcagaaaaaccATTCCACTCTATAA
- the LOC118361864 gene encoding zinc finger protein 329-like isoform X7 encodes MANGMIFHTQIASIMEMLANAAVADICKLVDDDYAVFRLEITQSQKENRALRRKLQLLEMKVARERAERTMRERVLASRPSSVKILDRYRGMSRGEGHLTGGHRSFVKPVGHNTWRDDQPITVDEGSGTSTQHVIVIESEDAEAAGPGVKPEGSEGEEDQWHSRDIQTGAASGAPHVATEDPTSPVQPRIRHCITEVSGMPNFALKSETNTKTLTETHRLLHTGTDHRSDPERLGPLSCPPAPGSEYLPVFHQSQKTVHSRGDGDPSCSYSTEMDSGNMPLCLETQNDLSRGGWNRYTSSVHSEGCLDKKGEVIVIDEVTVKMEGDISLTWNADSHLGDGHSQGRDFLDYRESLETNPNVATHSPLHTLKDRDPVSTSMGPSDSHSLFDQVLNSNDRATAQAREGGATSDSSKEKRFLCMFCNKGFSCLQKVEIHQRFHTGVKPFSCNQCHMCFAQAGDLKRHQRVHTGEKPYSCPQCEKRFSRLDKLKMHLKVHTGERPFACTHCRKRFSERSYLKIHQQKKHSTL; translated from the exons ATGGCTAACGGTATgatttttcacactcaaatagcctccattATGGAGAtgctagcgaatgcagccgtggcagatatatgtaaactcgtagacgacgactatgcagtgtttcgtttggaaataacCCAAAGCCAAAAAGAAAACAGGGCTTTGCGGAGGAAACTACAGCTACTGGAAATGAAGGTGGCACGGGAGCGCGCAGAGAGGACAATGCGAGAGCGCGTCCTCGCCAGTCGTCCCAGTAGTGTCAAGATCCTCGACCGATACAGAGGAATGTCAAGAG GTGAAGGACATCTCACTGGAGGCCACAGAAGCTTTGTGAAGCCAGTGGGAcacaatacatggagagatgaccaaccaatcactgttgatgaggggagtggaacctcaacccagcACGTTATTGTGATAGAG TCTGAAGATGCAGAGGCTGCAGGTCCTGGGGTCAAGCCGGAGGggtctgaaggagaggaggaccaatggcACAGCAGAGACATCCAGACTGGAGCAGCATCTGGTGCGCCCCATGTAGCCACGGAGGACCCCACCTCCCCTGTCCAGCCCAGGATCCGACACTGCATCACGGAGGTCAGTGGAATGCCGAACTTCGCCCTCAAGTCAGAGACCAACACCAAGACATTAACTGAAACACACAGGCTATTACACACAGGAACTGACCACAGATCAGACCCAGAGAGACTGGGGCCACTCAGCTGTCCTCCTGCTCCCGGTTCCGAATACTTACCAGTATTTCACCAGAGCCAGAAGACGGTTCATTCCCGTGGAGATGGTGATCCGTCTTGTTCTTACTCTACAGAGATGGACTCTGGCAACATGCCCTTGTGTTTAGAGACACAGAATGATCTGTCTAGAGGGGGGTGGAACCGGTACACTAGTAGTGTACACTCTGAAGGGTGCCTAGATAAGAAAGGGGAGGTTATAGTCATTGATGAAGTGACTGTGAAAATGGAGGGCGACATTTCTCTCACATGGAATGCAGATAGTCACCTAGGTGACGGACACTCACAAGGCAGAGACTTCTTAGATTACAGGGAAAGTCTAGAGACAAATCCAAATGTCGCGACCCACTCCCCTTTACACACACTCAAGGATCGGGACCCAGTGTCCACATCAATGGGGCCTTCCGATTCACACAGCCTTTTTGATCAGGTATTGAACTCAAACGACAGGGCTACAGCCCAGGCTCGGGAAGGGGGAGCAACATCAGACAGTAGTAAAGAGAAacggttcctctgcatgttctgtaacaaaggTTTCAGCTGCCTCCAGAAGGTGGAGATTCATCAGAGGTTCCACACAGGGgtgaaacccttcagctgtaACCAGTGTCACATGTGCTTCGCCCAGGCTGgtgacctgaagaggcaccagagggtccacacaggggagaaaccctacagctgccCCCAGTGTGAGAAAAGGTTCTCCCGTCTGGACAAACTGAAGATGCACCTGAAAGTCCACACGGGAGAGAGGCCGTTCGCCTGTACACACTGCAggaagaggttctcagagaggagctacctcaagatacaccagcagaaaaaacATTCCACTCTATAA
- the LOC118361864 gene encoding zinc finger and SCAN domain-containing protein 31-like isoform X8: MANSMVFHTQIASIMEVLANAAVAEVCKLVDDDYAVFRLEMSQSQKENRALRRKLQLFELKVARERVLASRPSSVKLVDRHRGMARGEGHLTGGHRSFVKPVGHNTWRDDQPIIVDEGSGTSTQPVIVIESADAEAAGPGVKQEKTEREEDPQQSRDIQTVPTGMPPVATEDTAPAQSSYQRIVTEVCGTPNAVLKSETDTETLTVTHRLLHTGPDHGSDPERLGLGPLGCPPVSGSEYLPIFHQVQRTVHSRGDGEVLYTGIDDLSCSYATEMDPGNVSLDLETQNDLSRGDWNRYSSSAYSEGCLDKKGEVIVVDEVTVKVEGDAPPTWNANSHLGDRHSQGRDFLDYRESLETNPNVVHPFRDRDPVSTSMGPSDSHGCALLDQALNSKDRARAQALGGEATSGKKQGVKPFSCTQCSMRFAQAGNLKRHQRVHTGEKPFSCTQCHMCFAQAGDLKRHQRVHTGERPYSCPQCEKRFSHQHHLKMHLKIHTEARLFACTPCGKRFSDRSYLRIHQQKNHSTL; encoded by the exons aTGGCTAACAgtatggtttttcacactcaaatagcctccatcatggaggtgctagcgaatgcagccgtggcagaggtctgtaaactcgtagacgacgactatgcagtgtttcgtttggaaatgtctcaaagccagaaagaaaacagggcATTGCGAAGGAAACTACAGCTATTCGAACTGAAGGTGGCACGGGAGCGCGTCCTCGCCAGTCGTCCCAGTAGTGTCAAGCTCGTCGACAGACACAGAGGAATGGCAAGAG GTGAAGGACATCTCACTGGAGGCCACAGGAGTTTTGTGAAGCCAGTGGGAcacaatacatggagagatgaccaaccaatcattgttgatgaggggagtggaacctcaacccagcCGGTTATCGTGATAGAG TCTGCAGATGCAGAGGCTGCTGGTCCTGGGGTCAAGCAGGAGAAgactgaaagagaggaggacccaCAGCAAAGCAGAGACATCCAGACTGTACCGACTGGAATGCCCCCTGTAGCCACGGAGGACACTGCCCCAGCGCAGTCCAGTTACCAACGCATTGTCACTGAGGTCTGTGGAACACCAAACGCTGTCCTAAAGTCAGAGACGGACACTGAGACTTTAACTGTAACACACAGGCTCTTACACACAGGACCTGACCATGGATCAGACCCAGAGAGACTTGGGCTGGGGCCATTGGGCTGTCCTCCTGTTTCTGGTTCAGAATACTTACCGATATTTCACCAGGTCCAGAGGACGGTTCATTCTCGTGGAGATGGTGAGGTGTTATACACAGGCATTGATGACCTGTCTTGTAGTTACGCTACAGAGATGGACCCTGGCAACGTATCCTTGGATTTAGAGACACAGAATGATCTGTCTAGAGGGGACTGGAACCGGTACAGTAGTAGTGCATACTCTGAAGGCTGCCTAGATAAGAAAGGAGAGGTTATAGTCGTAGACGAAGTGACTGTGAAAGTGGAGGGCGACGCTCCTCCCACATGGAATGCAAATAGTCACCTAGGAGACAGACACTCACAAGGCAGAGATTTCTTAGATTACAGGGAAAGCTTAGAGACAAATCCAAATGTCGTCCACCCGTTCCGGGATCGCGACCCAGTGTCCACGTCAATGGGGCCTTCCGATTCACACGGCTGTGCCCTTTTGGATCAGGCATTGAACTCAAAAGACAGGGCTAGAGCACAGGCTCTGGGAGGGGAAGCAACATCTGGCAAAAAACAGGGGGTGAAACCCTTTAGCTGTACCCAGTGTTCTATGCGCTTCGCCCAGGCTGgcaacctgaagaggcaccagagggtccacacaggggagaaaccattcagctgtacccagtgtcacatgTGTTTCGCCCAGGCTGgtgacctgaagaggcaccagagggtccacacaggagagagaccttacagctgcccccagtgtgagaagaggttctcccacCAGCACCATCTGAAGATGCACTTGAAGATCCACACTGAAGCGAGGCTGTTCGCCTGTACGCCCTGCGGGAAGAGATTTTCAGATAGGAGctacctcaggatacaccagcagaaaaaccATTCCACTCTATAA